Proteins from one Ahaetulla prasina isolate Xishuangbanna chromosome 2, ASM2864084v1, whole genome shotgun sequence genomic window:
- the ELAC2 gene encoding zinc phosphodiesterase ELAC protein 2 isoform X1 has translation MWKHLLGVAARAMSGGGARLQRPSKDPLRHLRTREKRHGAIDRKGPNTVYLQVVAGGSRDMGAAVYVFSEYNRYLFNCGEGIQRLMQEHKLKVAHLDNIFLTRMNWANVGGLSGMILTLKETRVPKCILSGPPQLQKYLEAIRVFAGSMKGMEIVVQSFLAPEYEDETMIVQQVPLVAKADCEQRIHPDSKSLIDEDNQKQTSRPGSPSDMNKQSPDKIGSRRQILEKDPSLVVAYVCKVHPKKGTFLVLKAKELGLPIGNAAIAPIITAVKNGENIVFEGKEILAEELCTPPEPSIVFVVLECPHKGFIDAVCENSTLLRYQQETPENSVALIVHITPDSVLKDSRYKQWLESFGENTQHLILNENCRSIHHLHSYRIQSQLNYIHPKIFPLLKNHHPSKEEEAEFSVPVTQGECLLKYQLRPKREWQKDALFNYNPAEYVAEALLLPDFEDSVQICHESLSAKPASSETQDCYPEVVFLGTGSAVPMKIRNVSSTLVNISPTQSVLLDCGEGTFGQLCRHYGDEIDKILRNIAAVFVSHIHADHHTGLLNILLQRHRALVSQGVSHDPLLLVAPTILMTWLHQYHDNCQEILSHIKMIPAQFLKANTDVFKPNAKVYIESLMEKCDFRQFQTCEVRHCKNAFGCSMVHKSGWKVVYSGDTMPCAALVDMGKDASLLIHEATLEDGMEDEAIEKTHSTTSQAVEVGMRMNAKFIMLNHFSQRYAKIPLFSEDFSEKVGIAFDHMQVRFEDFNAIPKLILPLKALFADEIGEMEERREKRELRLLKEAFKASQTAMGNRSPAKTKLEHTEDSVGAPNKKLKTTN, from the exons ATGTGGAAGCATCTGCTGGGGGTGGCGGCCAGAGCCATGTCTGGAGGGGGAGCCCGTCTTCAGCGTCCCTCCAAGGACCCGCTGCGGCACCTTCGCACGCGGGAGAAGCGCCACGGGGCCATCGACCGCAAGGGCCCCAACACCGTTTACCTGCAGGTGGTGGCGGGGGGATCGCGAGACATGGGAGCGGCGGTCTACGTCTTCTCCGAGTACAACCG ATATCTTTTTAATTGTGGAGAAGGAATACAGCGCCTTATGCAAGAGCACAA GTTAAAGGTGGCTCATTTAGACAATATCTTCCTCACTAGAATGAATTGGGCAAATGTTGGTGGCTTGTCTG GAATGATTCTTACCTTAAAAGAAACAAGAGTTCCCAAATGTATTCTTTCTGGACCACCACAACTG CAAAAATATTTAGAAGCAAtcagagtatttgctggttcaatgaaagGAATGGAGATAG TTGTGCAGTCTTTTTTGGCGCCAGAATATGAGGATGAAACAATGATAGTACAACAGGTCCCTCTGGTAG CAAAAGCCGACTGTGAGCAAAGGATACATCCAGACTCTAAATCGCTAATAGATGAGGACAATCAAAAACAAACCTCAAGGCCAGGATCGCCCTCTGACATGAATAAACAGTCACCTGATAAAATAG gcagcagGAGACAAATACTTGAAAAGGACCCATCTCTTGTTGTTGCGTATGTTTGTAAG GTCCATCCAAAGAAAGGAACCTTCTTAGTTTTAAAAGCAAAGGAACTTGGCTTGCCTAT tggcaaTGCAGCAATTGCGCCCATAATAACAGCTGTGAAAAATGGAGAGAATATCGTGTTTGAAGGAAAAGAG ATCTTGGCTGAAGAACTTTGTACGCCTCCAGAGCCAAGTATAGTGTTCGTTGTATTGGAGTGCCCTCATAAAGGTTTTATAGATGCAGTCTGTGAAAACAGCACACTGTTAAG GTATCAGCAAGAGACTCCAGAAAATTCTGTGGCTCTAATTGTTCATATCACTCCAGATTCTGTTCTGAAGGATAGTCGGTATAAGCAGTGGTTAGAAAG CTTTGGTGAAAATACCCAACACTTGATACTCAACGAAAATTGCAGGTCAATACATCATCTTCACAGCTACAGAATTCAAAGTCAGCTCAATTACATACATCCAAAGATCTTTCCATTGCTTAAAAACCACCACCCAAGCAAG GAAGAAGAGGCTGAGTTCAGTGTGCCTGTGACTCAAGGAGAATGCCTCCTCAAATACCAGCTGAGACCCAAAAGAGAATGGCAGAA GGACGCTCTTTTTAATTATAATCCTGCTGAATATGTAGCCGAAGCCTTGCTACTCCCTGACTTCGAGGATTCGGTGCAGATATGCCACGAGAGCTTGTCAGCGAAACCAGCATCATCAG aAACCCAAGATTGCTATCCAGAAGTTGTGTTCTTAGGAACTGGCTCTGCAGTACCAATGAAAATACGGAATGTTAGCTCTACCCTGGTAAATATTAG TCCCACTCAATCTGTGCTTCTGGACTGTGGGGAAGGGACCTTTGGCCAACTTTGCCGCCACTATGGAGATGAAATTGACAAAATATTACGCAACATCGCAGCAGTATTCGTTTCACATATACATGCTGATCATCATACA gGCTTGTTAAATATCCTACTGCAGAGACATCGTGCACTT GTATCCCAGGGTGTGTCTCATGACCCACTGTTATTAGTTGCACCCACGATACTTATGACATGGCTGCATCAATACCATGATAACTGTCAAGAGATCCTGAGTCATATCAA aatgatTCCTGCCCAGTTTTTAAAAGCAAACACTGATGTGTTCAAACCCAATGCAAAGGTGTACATTGAATCGCTTATGGAGAAATGTGACTTCAGACAG TTTCAGACATGCGAAGTCCGGCATTGTAAGAATGCCTTTGGTTGTTCCATGGTCCATAAATCTGGTTGGAAAGTGGTCTATTCTGGTGACACCATGCCATGTGCTGCTTTAGTTGACATGG GAAAAGATGCTTCTTTGTTGATTCATGAAGCAACCCTGGAGGATGGAATGGAAGATGAAGCTATAGAGAAGACACACAG CACTACTTCACAGGCTGTTGAAGTTGGAATGCGAATGAATGCAAAATTCATCATGCTCAATCACTTTAGTCAGCGCTATGCTAAGATTCCTCTTTTCAGTGAAGACTTCAGTGAAAAGGTTGGAATTGCATTTGATCACATGCAG